In Centroberyx gerrardi isolate f3 chromosome 11, fCenGer3.hap1.cur.20231027, whole genome shotgun sequence, the following are encoded in one genomic region:
- the havcr1 gene encoding hepatitis A virus cellular receptor 1, whose product MKTGTRSGCLLLLCLLTVSESSSFKVVGHAGQKVTLPCKYSIRQYGPLAVCWGRGEIPSSGCNDQIIATDGSKVTEESRRSSRFQLLGRLRDGDVSLTILNATQGDSGRYGCRVAVYGWFNDLRFHRDLTVETAPEPTTSRASDHVTSTEQTPSNHTQDHMNSTEYWVTSRPHASQVEEEESSNSLVFVVCALFVLVAVATVVGVIIIARRWWGLNKLLHIPQWSSSTVRFSSSASSLRLHSRGSAVENIYQIEEISDYETVPGPSLSSAHTA is encoded by the exons ATGAAGACTGGGACCAGGTCAGGCTGCCTgctgcttctctgtctgttaACAG tcagtGAAAGCAGTAGTTTTAAGGTTGTCGGCCATGCAGGTCAAAAGGTCACTCTGCCATGTAAATACAGCATCAGGCAATACGGGCCGTTGGCGGTTTGCTGGGGGCGAGGAGAAATACCGAGCTCTGGCTGCAACGACCAGATCATCGCCACCGACGGAAGTAAAGTGACGGAAGAGTCCAGAAGGTCGAGCAGGTTCCAGCTGCTGGGCCGGCTGCGGGACGGAGACGTCTCTCTCACCATACTGAACGCCACACAGGGAGACAGCGGGCGGTACGGCTGCAGGGTGGCGGTGTACGGCTGGTTCAATGATTTGAGATTTCACAGAGATTTGACCGTTGAGACAG CTCCTGAGCCAACCACATCCAGAGCATCAGACCATGTGACCTCTACAGAACAGACGCCGTCCAATCACACACAAG ATCATATGAACTCTACAGAGTATTGGGTCACTTCCCGTCCACATGCCAGCCAGGTTGAGGAG GAGGAGAGCAGTAACAGTCTTGTGTTCGTGGTGTGTGCTCTGTTTGTGTTGGTGGCTGTGGCCACTGTGGTTGGAGTTATCATCATCG CAAGGAGATGGTGGGGACTCAACAAATTGCTCCATAT cccccaGTGGTCCAGCAGCACAGTGCGGTTCAGTTCATCGGCGTCCAGTCTGAGGCTGCACAGCAGGGGCTCGGCGGTGGAGAACATCTACCAGATCGAAGAAATCAGCGACTATGAGACGGTCCCTGGTCCAAGCCTCAGCTCCGCCCACACAGCCTGA
- the havcr2 gene encoding uncharacterized protein havcr2 yields the protein MLPLLLHTFTFICLLTACASAYMETVVGVAGAAVTLPCRSGAARQGGVEVCWGRGEPTLFSCHNTLISADGAQVQTTSHRYSLSSSLSSGDVSLSIHKSRQSDSGFYHCRIQLPGLFNDQTFTVHLIIINTPAVVSDPPPDNIQPSMLSPEAHVRPRTPHTPVSFTGRDATVKRGSDVTVERGSDTTGPIVAQVKISKDQLSPQQQHLNRLESFVGNSVRLASIVFIPALLLVVGYRVWRSKRRAETSRSLTLSDQEESSV from the exons ATGCTGCCGCTCCTTCTCCACACCTTCACCTTCATCTGCCTCCTGACAG CCTGTGCGTCAGCCTACATGGAGACGGTGGTGGGCGTGGCGGGGGCGGCGGTGACGCTGCCCTGCCGCTCCGGCGCTGCGCggcagggaggagtggaggtctgctgggggagaggagagccgaCGCTCTTCAGCTGCCACAACACTCTGATCTCTGCTGACGGAGCGCAGGTCCAGACCACCtcacacag gtactctctgtcctcctccttgtcCAGCGGTGAcgtctctctgtccatccataAGTCCAGACAGTCAGATTCTGGTTTCTACCACTGCAGGATCCAGCTGCCCGGCCTCTTTAACGACCAAACCTTCACCGTTCACCTCATCATCATAAACA cACCTGCTGTTGTCTCTGACCCCCCACCTGACAACATCCAGCCCTCCATGCTGTCACCTGAGGCTCATGTCAGGCCCAGGAcgccacacacacctgtca GTTTTACTGGACGGGATGCTACTGTgaagagaggaagtgatgtcaccgtggagagaggaagtgacacCACAGGGCCTATAGTGGCTCAGGTTAAGATATCTAAG GATCAGTTgtctcctcagcagcagcacctgAACAGACTGGAGAGCTTCGTAGGAAACTCAGTCCGACTGGCTTCCATCGTCTTCATACCAGCTCTGCTGCTGGTCGTTGGCTACC GAGTGTGGAGATCTAAGCGAAGAGCAGAAACCTCCAGGAGTCTGACGCTCTCTGACCAGGAGGAGAGctctgtgtag